A window of the Arachis duranensis cultivar V14167 chromosome 5, aradu.V14167.gnm2.J7QH, whole genome shotgun sequence genome harbors these coding sequences:
- the LOC107490309 gene encoding SNW/SKI-interacting protein A, with product MAALKELLPPAKSSSTTYYDHSNDPWFKQRFSSSSKEEKAAAIKHKPVPPYMKRAGFVPRKVEDFGDGGAFPEIHVAQYPLDMGRNKSSKPGSKILPVTVDAHGNVAYDAIVKQNENAKKIVYTQQKDLIPKILKNDEDSDMEDDEDEQNEIEETTQETKAALEKIVNVRLSAAQPKNVPKQSSDTKYIKYKPSQQNAAFNSGAKERVIRMVEMPVDPLEPPKFKHKRVPKASGSPPVPVMHSPPRPVTVKDQQDWKIPPCISNWKNPKGYTIPLDKRLAADGRGLQDVQINDNFAKLSEALYVAEQKAREAVAMRSKVQKEMLLKEKERKEQELRALAQKARSERTGVAPPAAIPVPSERSAMDDADMADDYEQPRERERGEREKNYPKESREEREERLHREKIREERRRERERERRLEAKDAAMGKKSKITRDRDRDISEKVALGMASTKAGTEVMYDERLFNQEKGISSGFATDDQYNVYDKGLFTAQPTLSTLYRPKKDVDNETYGGADEQLEKIRKTDRFKPDRGFAGTSERSGPRDRPLEFENQDEADPFGLDQFLTDVKSGKKAMENVGSGGTMRASAGSSMRDGYEGGSGRTRIGFERGH from the coding sequence ATGGCGGCTTTGAAGGAGCTTCTTCCTCCAGCAAAATCATCGTCAACAACTTACTATGATCACAGTAACGATCCATGGTTCAAGCAGAGATTCTCCTCTTCATCCAAGGAGGAAAAAGCCGCAGCCATCAAGCACAAGCCAGTGCCGCCTTATATGAAGCGTGCCGGTTTTGTTCCTCGCAAGGTGGAGGATTTTGGGGATGGTGGTGCCTTTCCTGAGATCCATGTTGCTCAGTACCCACTTGACATGGGAAGGAATAAGTCCTCAAAACCAGGTTCAAAGATCCTTCCGGTAACAGTTGATGCTCATGGGAATGTTGCATATGATGCAATAGTGAAGCAGAATGAGAATGCTAAGAAGATTGTGTACACACAACAGAAGGATCTGATACCAAAGATTTTGAAGAATGATGAGGACAGTGACATGGAAGATGATGAGGATGAGCAAAATGAGATTGAGGAGACAACTCAGGAGACTAAGGCTGCACTTGAGAAGATAGTTAATGTGAGATTGAGTGCAGCACAGCCAAAAAATGTTCCCAAGCAGTCATCTGATACAAAGTATATTAAGTATAAGCCTTCACAGCAGAATGCGGCTTTCAATTCTGGGGCGAAAGAAAGGGTTATTAGGATGGTTGAGATGCCAGTTGATCCACTTGAGCCTCCAAAGTTCAAGCATAAGCGTGTCCCCAAGGCATCTGGCTCCCCTCCAGTGCCTGTGATGCATTCGCCACCGAGGCCAGTTACTGTGAAAGACCAGCAGGATTGGAAGATACCTCCTTGTATTTCTAATTGGAAGAATCCAAAAGGTTATACTATCCCTCTTGACAAGCGTCTTGCAGCTGATGGGAGAGGTCTTCAGGATGTTCAGATCAATGATAATTTTGCAAAGCTTTCAGAGGCATTATATGTTGCAGAGCAGAAGGCTAGAGAAGCAGTTGCAATGAGGTCCAAGGTTCAGAAGGAGATGCTTCTaaaggagaaggaaaggaaAGAACAGGAGCTGAGGGCTTTGGCCCAGAAAGCACGTTCAGAGAGAACTGGTGTAGCCCCTCCAGCTGCCATTCCTGTTCCATCTGAGAGGAGCGCCATGGATGATGCTGACATGGCAGATGATTATGAGCAACCACGTGAACGCGAAAGAGGTGAAAGGGAGAAGAACTATCCAAAGGAGTCAAGGGAGGAAAGGGAGGAGCGGCTGCATAGGGAAAAAATCCGTGAGGAACGGcgaagagaaagggaaagggaGAGACGATTAGAGGCTAAGGATGCTGCTATGGGAAAGAAAAGCAAGATCACAAGAGACAGGGATCGTGATATAAGTGAGAAAGTTGCTCTTGGTATGGCCTCTACCAAGGCGGGTACTGAGGTCATGTATGATGAGAGGCTATTCAACCAGGAAAAAGGAATATCATCTGGGTTTGCCACTGATGATCAGTACAATGTTTATGACAAAGGCTTGTTCACTGCACAGCCAACACTCTCAACCCTCTATAGGCCAAAGAAGGATGTTGATAATGAGACTTATGGTGGTGCAGATGAGCAGTTAGAGAAGATTAGGAAGACGGATCGATTCAAGCCTGATAGAGGATTTGCGGGGACTTCTGAAAGGTCTGGACCCAGGGACAGGCCTCTTGAATTTGAGAATCAAGATGAAGCTGATCCATTTGGTCTGGATCAGTTCTTGACAGACGTCAAGAGTGGTAAGAAAGCAATGGAAAATGTTGGTAGTGGAGGAACAATGAGAGCAAGTGCCGGATCTTCAATGCGGGATGGTTATGAGGGAGGTTCTGGTAGGACTCGCATTGGATTCGAAAGAGGCCACTAA
- the LOC107490244 gene encoding lachrymatory-factor synthase, with amino-acid sequence MMEASTEQVEKWKGKAKTEVLGFKVEQVWPLLEDFFGLDKWFPTLSTCLAVEGISGRPGCVRFCAGFKTPVDEQGKQTINWTKQKLLSIDPTLHTFSYSIIDGNVGFYSYISTLKVTPKEDQGCEIEWLYEVEPVQGWRPEDLDLFIGSGLQVMAQRIQGALETMQEAVKT; translated from the coding sequence ATGATGGAAGCTTCAACTGAACAAGTTGAAAAATGGAAGGGCAAGGCCAAAACAGAAGTACTAGGATTCAAAGTAGAGCAAGTATGGCCTCTCTTGGAAGATTTCTTTGGCCTTGACAAGTGGTTCCCTACTCTCTCTACATGCCTTGCTGTCGAAGGCATCTCCGGCCGACCCGGCTGCGTGCGCTTCTGTGCCGGATTCAAGACCCCTGTGGATGAACAAGGCAAACAAACTATAAATTGGACTAAGCAGAAGCTTTTGTCCATTGACCCAACATTGCATACATTTAGCTACTCAATCATAGATGGAAATGTTGGATTCTACTCCTACATTTCGACCTTGAAGGTGACACCTAAGGAAGATCAGGGGTGCGAGATTGAGTGGCTATATGAAGTTGAACCTGTCCAAGGGTGGCGGCCGGAAGATCTCGATCTTTTTATTGGTTCGGGTTTGCAGGTGATGGCTCAGAGGATTCAGGGAGCTTTGGAGACCATGCAAGAAGCAGTTAAAACTTGA